The sequence CAGCTTGATCAACCCGAATATTTACAGGTGTATCTTCAATAGTTCTCACTTGTCCACTGGTGAGTTGACTAGCAGTTACTTGTCCAGGAAGGACATGATATCTCAAAATTTTGACTAATGTTTCTCTGTTTTCTGGTAACTGTAACTGCTGGAGAGTTCCAGGAGGTAAAGCCGCAAAAGCTTCATTCGTAGGTGCAAAAACTGTATAGGGGCCGCCTTGTTGTAACGTATCTGCTAAACCTGCAGACCTTAACAGCGAAGTTAAAGTACTAAAAGAATTGCTGGATGCAGCTAAAGAAACAATATCAGTACCAGTTGCAGTGTTACCACCAGTTCTGCCTATAATATAATTTGTCGCTGCAACATTACTAGCTAAAGGCTGCAGTTGTCCTTGTTTGACTAAAGCTTGATATAAAATTGCGGTTGCTTCCGCACGAGTCAAGGGTGTCAGCGGGTTGAGTTGTTGGACATTGGGATAATTGACCACAATATTAGATTGTGTTGCAGCTGCGACATTATTAACTGCATAGCTAGGAATTGTCGCTGCGTCTGTGTAGTAAGTAGAGAGAACATTCGCCCCAGCATCGCTAGTAGTTAAGCGCAAGCCATTTGTTAAAGCCACAATCGCTTCTACTTTGGGAATTTGTTGGTTTGGTCGAAATTCGTTCCCAGGATAACCAGATAAAAACCCGGTTTCATAAGCTCTCTGAATTGCAGCAGCAGCCCAATAATTAGCAGGAACATCCCTAAAACCACCTGCGCTTAATTGTCGAACTGGGCTTTGGTTAAAAGCTTTTTGAATTAATACTGCAAATTCAGCGCGAGTTACAGGTTGATTAGGCCGAAAAGTTCCGTCGGGAAAGCCACTAACTACATTTCTTTCAGCCAAAGCTTGAATGAATGGACGCGCCCAATAATCTGAACCCACATCAGACAAATTGGCTCCAGAAGTTTGAGCTTGAGTGTTATTAGGATTTGCATTTTGAGCTACAGCTGCATCAGAAACGAATACAGGAGTAACCGTAGCGGTGACAAATCCTAGTACTAACAAAAGACTTCTGACTGATGAATAACCAAAGAACCTAACCATCCAAATATCCTCCTGAACTAAAATTTTGGCAAGTTAATGTATACCAAATTAACTAGGCATAAATATCCGACTAATTGCGTATTTATTTAGCCTCTGAATGAAGATTTAGTCTTAATTTGTCATTTCCCTGTTTGCAGAAAAGCTAAATATGTTCAAATAGCGCACCACGAGACTAGTTTTAAGACAAGAGAATATGTAATTCCCATACAAGTATTATTTTTTAACCAATTACCCAAATTCCACAACTAGCTAATGGCTATATCTGCAAGTAGATTTTTCCCTCTTTAGATAGTTGACCTCAACTGCAAATTTCTAATCTTATCCTGCGTTCTCTTTTGGGTGTTTGGAGCGCGAAACACAAGAATATTTATGCAAAACGTCTATTCAATGTATGCAAGTACAAATGTAGAGACGTTATATTGCAACATCTCTACAACAAAAACAGGTTTCATATATCAAGAAAATATAAAATTAATTCAATCTGAAAACTT is a genomic window of Fortiea contorta PCC 7126 containing:
- a CDS encoding fasciclin domain-containing protein codes for the protein MVRFFGYSSVRSLLLVLGFVTATVTPVFVSDAAVAQNANPNNTQAQTSGANLSDVGSDYWARPFIQALAERNVVSGFPDGTFRPNQPVTRAEFAVLIQKAFNQSPVRQLSAGGFRDVPANYWAAAAIQRAYETGFLSGYPGNEFRPNQQIPKVEAIVALTNGLRLTTSDAGANVLSTYYTDAATIPSYAVNNVAAATQSNIVVNYPNVQQLNPLTPLTRAEATAILYQALVKQGQLQPLASNVAATNYIIGRTGGNTATGTDIVSLAASSNSFSTLTSLLRSAGLADTLQQGGPYTVFAPTNEAFAALPPGTLQQLQLPENRETLVKILRYHVLPGQVTASQLTSGQVRTIEDTPVNIRVDQAGNQIAVNDARVIQANVQASNGVIHAINQVLIPPNLTSQQPQPSPGNNTGTTTGEVSPGRTTLGGPSYIGVAGNIGLTGTNALSVGNFSVISKIGLTRNISVRPSAVFGDNTLILVPATLDFSPQTSAEAGGRRFPIAPFVGAGVAINTSSNTETAFMVTGGVDVPLGSRFTATGSVNAAFFDDTSVGLILGVGYNF